From Pseudomonas hefeiensis, one genomic window encodes:
- the tyrS gene encoding tyrosine--tRNA ligase, with translation MKSVEEQLALIKRGAEELLVESELIEKLKRGQPLRIKAGFDPTAPDLHLGHTVLINKLRQFQDLGHQVIFLIGDFTGMIGDPSGKSATRPPLTREQVLDNAETYKTQVFKILDPAKTEVAFNSTWMDQMGPADFIRLTSQYTVARMLERDDFDKRYKTSQPIAIHEFLYPLVQGYDSVALRADVELGGTDQKFNLLMGRELQRGYGQEAQCILTMPLLEGLDGVKKMSKSLGNYVGIQEAPGVMYGKLVSIPDALMWRYFELLSFRSMDEINAFRADVEAGANPRDIKIKLAEEIVARFHGEEAAANAHRAAGNRMKDGELPDDLPEIELTAAEDMPIAAVLNKAGLVKNAAAARDLLGSGGVRIDGEVVDRTYIYKLGATHVCQAGKKAFARIVLKSE, from the coding sequence ATGAAGTCGGTTGAAGAGCAGCTAGCGCTGATCAAACGTGGTGCGGAAGAACTGTTGGTCGAGTCCGAGCTGATTGAAAAGCTCAAGCGCGGCCAGCCGCTGCGCATCAAGGCTGGTTTCGACCCGACGGCCCCCGATCTGCACCTGGGGCATACCGTGCTTATTAATAAGCTGCGTCAGTTCCAGGACCTGGGGCATCAGGTCATCTTCCTTATAGGTGACTTCACCGGGATGATCGGTGATCCGAGCGGCAAGAGTGCAACGCGTCCACCGCTGACTCGCGAGCAGGTTCTCGATAACGCAGAGACCTACAAGACTCAGGTCTTCAAGATTCTTGATCCGGCCAAGACCGAAGTCGCTTTCAACTCTACCTGGATGGATCAGATGGGGCCGGCGGACTTCATTCGCCTGACTTCCCAGTACACCGTGGCTCGTATGCTGGAGCGCGATGACTTTGACAAGCGCTATAAAACCAGCCAGCCGATCGCCATTCATGAATTCCTCTACCCGCTTGTGCAGGGCTATGACTCGGTCGCATTGCGTGCCGACGTCGAGCTCGGCGGTACGGATCAGAAGTTCAACCTGCTGATGGGGCGTGAGCTTCAGCGTGGCTATGGCCAGGAAGCCCAGTGCATTCTGACCATGCCATTGCTGGAAGGGTTGGATGGTGTGAAGAAGATGTCCAAGTCGTTGGGCAACTATGTGGGTATCCAGGAAGCGCCAGGCGTTATGTACGGTAAGCTGGTTTCCATTCCTGATGCGCTTATGTGGCGTTACTTCGAGTTGCTCAGCTTCCGTTCCATGGATGAGATCAATGCATTCCGTGCGGATGTTGAGGCTGGCGCAAATCCTCGGGACATCAAGATCAAGCTGGCTGAGGAGATCGTCGCTCGTTTCCATGGTGAAGAGGCTGCGGCCAATGCTCATCGTGCGGCGGGCAACCGCATGAAGGATGGCGAATTGCCGGATGACCTGCCTGAGATCGAATTGACCGCGGCCGAGGATATGCCGATTGCGGCTGTTCTTAATAAAGCGGGCCTGGTCAAGAATGCGGCGGCGGCGCGAGACCTTCTTGGTTCGGGAGGGGTGCGCATAGATGGTGAGGTTGTGGATCGCACCTATATATATAAGCTGGGTGCTACCCATGTCTGCCAGGCCGGCAAGAAGGCTTTTGCGCGTATCGTGTTGAAATCCGAATAA
- a CDS encoding peptidoglycan DD-metalloendopeptidase family protein, with protein sequence MTTKPSKAPPLYPKTHLLAASGIAALLSLALLVFPSSDVEAKKTTLSLELESPSEQLTQDQDAAEAVQATNEATASPFAQIENNAEDTAASAQAEPAAEEKKDPGHHEVIVAKGDTLSTLFEKVGLPSTLVHEILANDKKAKQFARLQRGQKLEFELSPDGQLTSLHTKLSDLESITLTKNDKGYAFNRVITKPTVRSAYAHGVINSSLSQSAARAGLSHSLTMDMASVFGYDIDFAQDIRQGDEFDVIYEQKMVNGKSVGNGPILSARFTNRGKTYTAVRYTNKQGNSSYYTADGNSMRKAFIRTPVDFARISSRFSVGRKHPILNKIRAHKGVDYAAPRGTPIKAAGDGKVLLAGRRGGYGNTVIIQHGNTYRTLYGHMQGFAKGVKTGGSVKQGQVIGYIGTTGLSTGPHLHYEFQVNGVHVDPLGQKLPMADPIAKSERSRFLAQSQPLMARMDQEKATMLASSKR encoded by the coding sequence ATGACCACAAAACCATCCAAGGCGCCGCCGCTTTACCCCAAGACCCACCTGCTCGCCGCAAGTGGCATCGCCGCCCTTCTTAGCCTGGCGCTCTTGGTATTCCCTTCCAGCGATGTTGAAGCCAAAAAGACGACCCTGAGTCTCGAACTGGAAAGTCCCTCTGAACAACTGACACAAGATCAAGACGCTGCCGAAGCCGTTCAAGCCACAAACGAGGCGACTGCTTCCCCCTTCGCGCAGATCGAAAACAACGCTGAAGACACTGCCGCGTCCGCCCAAGCGGAACCCGCAGCAGAAGAAAAGAAAGACCCGGGCCACCATGAGGTGATTGTTGCCAAAGGCGACACGCTCTCCACCCTCTTCGAAAAGGTTGGTCTGCCGTCGACGCTGGTCCACGAAATCCTGGCCAACGACAAGAAAGCCAAACAGTTCGCTCGACTACAGAGGGGTCAGAAACTCGAGTTCGAACTCAGTCCTGACGGACAACTGACCAGTCTGCACACCAAGCTGAGTGATCTGGAAAGCATCACCCTGACCAAAAACGACAAGGGTTATGCGTTCAACCGCGTCATCACCAAACCAACCGTGCGCTCAGCCTATGCTCATGGCGTCATTAACAGCTCACTGTCGCAATCGGCCGCACGCGCTGGCCTTTCCCACAGCCTGACGATGGACATGGCCAGCGTATTTGGCTACGACATCGACTTCGCTCAGGATATTCGCCAGGGCGATGAGTTCGATGTCATTTATGAACAGAAAATGGTCAACGGAAAAAGCGTCGGCAACGGGCCTATTCTTTCCGCCCGTTTCACCAATCGCGGCAAGACCTACACGGCGGTGCGCTACACCAACAAACAAGGCAACAGCAGCTATTACACTGCCGACGGCAACAGCATGCGTAAGGCATTCATCCGTACGCCGGTTGATTTCGCCCGCATCAGTTCAAGATTCTCCGTAGGCCGCAAACATCCAATCCTGAACAAGATCCGCGCCCATAAGGGCGTCGACTACGCAGCTCCCCGCGGCACGCCAATCAAGGCCGCCGGAGACGGCAAAGTCCTGCTGGCCGGACGTCGGGGTGGCTATGGCAACACCGTGATCATCCAGCACGGCAACACTTACCGTACGCTCTATGGCCATATGCAGGGCTTCGCCAAAGGCGTGAAGACCGGCGGCAGCGTCAAGCAAGGCCAGGTGATTGGCTATATTGGCACTACCGGCTTGTCCACCGGGCCACATTTGCATTATGAATTCCAGGTCAACGGCGTTCACGTTGATCCACTTGGCCAAAAGCTCCCCATGGCCGATCCGATCGCCAAGTCCGAGCGCTCCCGCTTCCTGGCTCAGAGCCAGCCCTTGATGGCTCGCATGGACCAGGAAAAAGCCACCATGCTTGCCTCGAGCAAGCGCTAA
- a CDS encoding anhydro-N-acetylmuramic acid kinase: protein MARFIGVMSGTSLDGLDIALIELTPAIKLIATHYIPMPASLRADILELCSSGPDEIARSAIAQQHWVRLAAQGIHTLLDEQKLKPGDIRAIGSHGQTIRHEPARGFTVQIGNPALLSELTGIAVVSDFRSRDVAAGGQGAPLVPAFHEALFEEGAGNRAVLNIGGFSNLSLIEPEKPVAGFDCGPGNVLLDAWIHQQRGEHFDRDGLWAASGKIEPALLTALLGDPFFITQGPKSTGREVFNLSWLTQHLSHLPAFAPEDVQATLLELTALTIVQSLQNAQTNTQELLVCGGGAHNRTLMKRLADLLPHTQVSSTAAYGVDPDWVEAMAFAWLAHCCIEGISANRPSVTGARGLRILGAIYPA, encoded by the coding sequence ATGGCACGCTTTATCGGCGTGATGTCTGGCACCAGTCTGGATGGACTGGATATAGCGCTGATCGAACTGACTCCGGCGATCAAATTGATCGCCACGCACTACATCCCCATGCCCGCCTCCCTGCGCGCCGACATACTTGAGTTGTGCAGCAGCGGGCCTGATGAGATAGCTCGCTCAGCCATTGCCCAACAACACTGGGTAAGGCTGGCTGCGCAGGGCATCCACACGCTGCTCGACGAACAGAAGCTCAAACCTGGAGACATCCGGGCGATCGGTAGCCATGGTCAGACCATACGGCACGAGCCCGCACGGGGCTTTACCGTGCAGATCGGCAACCCCGCATTGTTGAGCGAGTTGACCGGCATTGCCGTCGTCAGCGATTTTCGCAGTCGCGATGTTGCTGCTGGCGGACAAGGCGCCCCGCTGGTTCCTGCGTTTCATGAAGCGCTGTTTGAAGAAGGGGCCGGCAATCGCGCCGTACTGAATATCGGCGGCTTCAGCAATCTCAGCCTGATAGAACCCGAAAAGCCCGTAGCCGGTTTCGATTGCGGCCCTGGCAACGTATTGCTGGACGCCTGGATACATCAGCAACGGGGCGAGCACTTTGATCGCGATGGCCTGTGGGCCGCCAGCGGAAAAATCGAACCGGCTTTGCTGACGGCCCTGCTTGGCGACCCGTTCTTTATCACTCAAGGCCCTAAAAGCACAGGTCGGGAAGTGTTCAACCTGTCCTGGCTGACCCAACATCTATCGCACCTACCGGCCTTCGCCCCTGAAGACGTGCAGGCAACGCTGCTCGAATTGACGGCCCTGACCATCGTCCAATCACTGCAAAATGCCCAAACCAACACTCAAGAGCTGCTGGTTTGCGGCGGCGGTGCACACAACCGCACACTCATGAAGCGACTGGCCGACTTACTGCCACACACCCAAGTCAGCAGCACGGCCGCTTACGGTGTAGACCCGGATTGGGTCGAAGCCATGGCCTTTGCCTGGCTGGCCCATTGCTGCATTGAAGGCATTTCAGCGAATCGCCCAAGTGTCACCGGCGCACGGGGCCTGCGCATACTCGGCGCAATCTATCCCGCCTGA